The Amblyraja radiata isolate CabotCenter1 chromosome 31, sAmbRad1.1.pri, whole genome shotgun sequence genome contains a region encoding:
- the LOC116990583 gene encoding protein-arginine deiminase type-4-like: MCIDWNRDILKVELGLDEADIIDIPTLFKPTDATHVGAYFPDMVNMIVLGKYLGIPKPFGPLINGECALEAVVRSALEPLGLDCTFINDFTSYHKKGGEVHCGSNVRRKPFTLKWWNMEI, from the exons ATGTGCATTGATTGGAACCGAGACATCCTAAAGGTGGAATTGGGATTAGATGAAGCAGATATCATTGATATCCCAACATTGTTTAAGCCAACTGACGCAACCCATGTAGGAGCTTACTTTCCAGATATG GTGAACATGATAGTTCTTGGCAAGTACTTGGGAATTCCAAAACCCTTTGGGCCGCTGATCAATGGAGAATGTGCACTGGAAGCTGTAGTGCGCTCAGCATTGGAACCACTTGGCCTGGATTGTACCTTCATTAACGATTTCACCTCCTACCACAAGAAGGGCGGAGAAGTTCACTGTGGTTCCAATGTTCGTCGCAAACCCTTTACTTTGAAGTGGTGGAACATGGAGATATAA